Within the Nocardioides aurantiacus genome, the region AGAGGGCTGTGGTGATGGTGGGGTGTTCGTTGATTCAAGAACGGCCAGGCCAGCGCCCCGAAACTGCTAACGCGATCTAGGACTTGCACCCCTGCTCTGCAGAATCAGCACCCGTTGCCCCGAGGGTGAGACGGTGGTTGGCCTGCCGGCCGTCCAGTGACGGAACGTTACTTCCTCCAAGCACATTGTTCGCGCCCGGCCATGTGAAGGTCGGAGACGTCGGGCCAACGTCGCTGTCGTGAGAAGGTCCCGACGTTCGAGAAAACCCTTCTCGCGGGGGGCACAAAGTCGGCGTCTTCCTTCTAGGCGACACACTGCGACCATCAAACACCTCTGGCGGAAACACTCGCGGCCAGATCCTCTTGAGTGTCCGGAGACGATGAAGTGATGGACGCGCCGTCAGATCCCTCGTACCGCGAGGTCGCGCGACACGTGCGCAAGTTCCCGCCAGAGCCACTGCTGCGCGAGATCGCCCGGATGGCTGCTGCCGAGACTCATCGTCGGCTCGTAGAGCGCGAAGGCATGAGAGCACCGGAGACGCCGTTCACGTTCGCCGGACTGGCTCGTACGGTGCTCGCGGAGACCCGCTCCGGGGTCTGGCCGGACGGTTCGGCCACCCAAGCGAGGAGAATACGAGCACGCGTCCGCCGCAGCGGAGTGAGCTCGGCGCAGGTTCGGGTGCTTTGCGACGAGATGATTCGTATGTGGACGCCGGCAGTTCTCGCTGCCGGCGAGAAGGACGTCAGCGTGCTGATGGCCTCGATCGCATTCGAGCAGTTCGGCGCCCAGTGGTCGTCCTTCGAGAACCTCAGCCGGGCGTACAGCCTATTCGTCGACGCGCGGGCGAAGCACCCGACTCTTCCAGCCCCAGCAGACTGGGCTGCCGAGCTGGGCGTGGACCTCGACGGGTTCATGCGCACGGGGTTTGCCTTGCACGTCGCCATGCTCCAGAACGAGGGGCAGGTCTCGCGCGAAGTGCTGAAGGGAGATAACGTCCGGCCGATCTGGGCAACCATGAGCCCGGACGACCTCTTCGCCGTCATCGACCGGCACTTCGTCAAGGACTTCGCTGACCACGGTCGCATTTGCCGTGCAGCCCAGCGGGACGGATGGGAGAAGTGGTCGTTCAACTCGCTCAGCGCGGCCCCCCTGATCAACTTCGGTGATGACCTCGTCGGTCCGGCGCCCCATCTGGTGCTTGACAAGGTCAGTTCGACCGGGCTGTGGTACGTAGGGCAGAACGCGTGGGGGTCGACTTTCACCACAGCCTTGGGTGGCGCATTCGAGGACTACGTGGGACGCAACCTTCAACTCTTGCAACACGCGACCGCGATTCCGGAGATCACGTACAAGACCGGGGCCGGGGATGGCCAGAGTTGCGACTGGATCGTGATCACCAACGAGGTGGTGTTGCTAGTTGAGGTCAAGTGCGCCCGGCCGCTGTACGGGATCCGTCTAGGTGATCCCGAGGCGTTGAAGGACCTCAAATCCAAGGTGGAGCGCGCGGTTGGTCAGCTCGAGACCACCGCTGCGCTAGTTCGGGCCGGTCACCCCAGCTTTTCGGCTGTGCCGACGGACCGGCCGCTCCTAGGTTTGGTCGTAACCCTGGAGCCGTACTACCTGCGCGAGACGTTCCGCGACGAGATGCTCAACAGCGATGTATTGCCGGTCTCAATAGCGTGGTCGCACGAGTTAGAGAACGCCTGTGCGCAGTTGAGCTCGGAGGCGGACATCGGTGCGCAACTTCTTGAGAGCCTTACGCCTACGAAGAACCCGCTCGTCGCGACCGGCTCCCTGGGCAACATTGCATACAAAGGTCTAGGAAAGCGAAATCCCATCGTTGACAGCAGCTGGAATGCGTGGGCGACCTGGCCAGGTATCACGTAGGCCAAGCCTGTCGTAGCGCTGGGCCCGGTTGCAGTACGAATGACCGGTAACGTGCCGGGTCGCGCTGACCGGATCCTGTGGAACAAGGCGCGTCCACGACGGATCTGAACACCACGCCGTCCAACGTCTCGGAGATGTCGCCCGTGGACATTCTGGTCGCAGAGCCCTTGGTGGGCGCTCCTACCCATGCAGGACACAGGCGCGGCCCGACGAAGAAGGCCAAGTAAGTGAATGCGGAACCTAGCCAAAGTGTCTTCGGCGGCGCACGACAGCAGCGTCTCGAGGTTTTACCCGGCTGGCAAATGGACTCCTGGCGGCAGCTAGACGGCCACCCTGAGACGAACCCGCGAACCGACCTTTCGCGGTTGCCCAGCCGATACCGTGGCCGAGGCTCACGCCAGATTCGACGGGGAGAAGCTGATGGCCGAACCGCAAGAAGTGCCGTACTGGACGCTGTCCTCAGGCGGCGACGGGGACGACGCTCTCGTACAGCGTCTCCAAGGCACCGCCGCTGAGCTGAACCACGACCGGCTCCAGCGACTCCGAGTCGCGCTCGCCGCCATGTCGGACAACCCGCCGGTCCTGATGGAGCGGTATGCGCTCGCACTTCCCGATGTCCCCCAGGGGGGCCGGCTGGTCGCCGCCGGGTCCCCGCTGGCCAAGCAGCTCGGCGACATCATTGGCACCACCCGCCAGGTCGCGCCCGTCGAGGCCGCCGCTGGCAGCACCGAGGTGCTGTACCGGATGGTCGTACCGGAACGGCTCGCCAGCCAGCTCGCACAGGGAACTGCGAAACAGATGGTCGCCAAGGACGGCGGGGTCTACTCAGCCGTCCGTGGCGCCAAGAGCATTGTCGGGAACACCCGGTTCGTACCGGTCTCCGGTGGCGCCGGCACGGCAGGGGCCGCCGGCGCCGGCGGCGCGGCCGCCGCAGCCGGTCTCGGCTCAGCGGGCGCGGTCGGAGCGGTCGTTGCCGCAGCGCCAGTCGTCCTGCTTCTGGCCGCGACGGCCGGCAGCATCTACGCAGAGGAGCAGCGCCGCAGGACCCTGGAACGAGTCGAGGACATCCTGAACACGCTGAAGGCGGACGCGCTCGACGAGGAGCGCGACGAGCTCAACGGCGCCGTCGCAGCGATCACGAAAGCGACCGCGCTCCTCGCTGACGAAGGCCGGCTCGGGCTGTCGCTCGGGCTGGACTCCGCGGTCAACCGCATCGACACCGCCGTCTCGCGTGCCGAGCGTCGCGTCGGCGACTGGGAACGGGCGGTCGCCGGGTTCGCCGGCTCCGCGACCCCAGACGAGCTGAGGGCGGAGTTCCCGGGCCTGGGAGCCGCCGGCGGCGAGTTCGAGGCAAAGCTGCGGATGGCGAGCTTCGCGATCGCGATGAAGCGCCGGGTCGCGATCCTGCAGGCCGCCGAGCACACGCAGGCCGACGCGAGCCTGTCGCTGTCGCGGTTCAACGACGCGCTCGCCGAGGACACCGCAGACCTCGCCCAGCTCGAGCAACGGATGGTCCACCTGCTGACCGACCTCGCGCACCTGAAGATCGAGGCACCGGCGCGACGACAGCACAAGGTCGGATACCGGCCCGGTGAGGTACGAGAACTCCTGAGATGGACGCCGTATCTGCGCGCGTTCGCCGACCGCGAGACGCCCGCGTCGCTCGGCCGCCGCGACTTTGAGCTCTGCTTTGTCGCGAACGACAACGGATCCATCCGGGTCCTCGAACCGGTGCCAGCCGGATAGAGGACCACGTGGCATGGGCCGCGGACGCCGACATCCTGGCGTTCGGGTCACGTGTGCGAGGGCTTGGTGCGCGCGCCGGGCAACGTCACCCGCAAGCGGGTGCGCCGAGCACCGTTCCCACGGTCTCAGCGACGCAACGGAGCTGCACCTGCTGCAGCTCGAGGTCGACCAGGTTTTGGCCGACGAGTTCCCTGCCGCCTTAGAGACCCACATCTCTTGGCGAGCCCCGCTCGCGGAGAACCAGTTCGGGCCGACACGCTCGTGGCCGGATCGACTTGCGCGTGCGATGACGATGGAGCCATGGACGCGCCGTCAGATCCCTCGTATCGCGAGATCGCGCGGCACGTGCGCAAGTTTCCGCCAGAGCCGACGTTGGTCCCCGGAGCGGGGGTGTCTCCCCATTTCAGGGGAGGCCGCACGCGGCCCGGGGTTCGGGGCATGGTGCTTGTTCAGGACCGCTGGTAGGGGCGCTGGGCCCGCGCGACGTCGTCGTAGCAGGTGTCTCCGGCAATGTCGCTCGGCACCCGGTACTGCGCGAGCACGGCGCAGTTCCACAGATCCTGGGTGGCCTGGATCTCCGTCCACCCTCCGTCGACCATCGCCCACATTGCGACGTAACCGCCGTCGCAGTCGTTGACCGCGCCGACCGCATACCCGTCGGTGCGCAACGACTGGACGCCCACCCCGACCAAGCCCTGGTCACAGGCGGCGCCCTGGCTGAGTCGTTCGGCGGTGCGGCCGATGAACTCCTTGAAGGAGTCAGGCGCGCCGGCCAGGTTGTTCGCGTCGGCCCTTGTACGGACCTGCGCGCGGCCGGACCCGTCACCGTCGTAGGAGATGAGCCTCGGCTCCGCCGGCGGAGTCAGGTCGTCCGGTGCGCGAGACGTCGTGGGGAGGTTCGGCTCCTGGCTGGCCCTCGGCGCCGTCGCCCGTGGCGGCTCATCGCGGTCGGGGGTGGCGAACGTGACGCTCACGAGGAGGAGCACTACTGCGGCAGCGACGAGGAAGGGCGCGAATCGATCGCCTCGCCCGAGGTGGACAGCGCGCAAGCGCCGTCGCCCAGAGGAGGTCGCCTCCAGACTGGGGAGCGGGGGGACGACGAGGTTGCTGGCCACTTCGTCCAGCTCGCCGACGAGGGTGCGCTCGAGGTCAGAGTGCATCAGCTTTCCTCCTGCCCGAGAGCGGTTCGCAGATTCTGTAGCGCGCGGTGGGCGGTGGACTTCACGTTGCCGCGGGAGCAGTCAAGGACGTCGGCAATTTCTGCCTCGCTGAGCTGTTCGTAATAGCGCAGCACGATGACGGCTCGCTGCCGCGGCGGCAGCAGGCGTACCTGTGGCCACAGCGACATCCGCTCTTCGGGACCCGCAGTGAGCGGTGAGGCCGGTTCGGGCGCGTCGTCGCCGATGAGCAATTCCAGCCTTCGCCTTTTGGGGCGCTTGGCGGACAGGAACGTGTTCATCAAGATGCGCCTGACGTAGGCGGCCGGGACGTCGGACCGACTCACCCGTGACCAGGCGCCGTGGACCTTGATGAGGGTCTGCTGGGCGAGATCCTCGGCGTCTGCGTGATTTCCAGCAAGGAGGAAGGCGCGACGGTACAGCGATGGCCACTCTGTGGCCGCGTAGTCGTCGAACGTCATCGCGTCGGCATCGGCGAACGTCGGCACCGGCACCACCTCCTACCTCTACAGGCGCCCGATCTGGTCAGCAGGTTGCGTCGGGCGGCACACTGTTCCAGGCCTGTGGACGGAGCCGGTGAGCGATACCGGAGCCGCTCGCACTTGTGAAGCGTGTCTGCGGGCCTGAGGATCACCCCGGCAGACAGGACGTCATCAGGCTTGCCGCGCTAGGTCTCGTCTGGGCGACCGCAGACTCGGTCGACCTGCGGGTCGCCGCAGGTGCCGAGGTGAGTTCGGCCCGGCCGCAGCAGTACTCGGTCTCCCCGAGCCGCGAAAGTGACGGCCTAGAGGGCCGGACTGGGTCGCTTGGTGGCGTCAGTGTCCTGCGGTGTGCGTCAGCCGGGGCGAGCCGAGCACGGGGGCGGGCCGACGAAGTCCGGCGGTCACCGCTCCCGTCGAGACGTACCCCGAAAAGGTGCGATATCCGCGCCGGACCGGAGCAACCATCCGAACTCCCGTGGCGTGTAGCAAGTGTGGAGATCATGCCGAAGGAGCGCTCGCTGGCGGTGCCCGTGAGCTGCGCGATCCATCCCGGGGATCCCGAGCGACCCTGCAGAAAGCCTCGCTCCTTCTCACCGGGGACCCGCACAGCGCAGGACATGACGCAGAACCACCCTGGCCAAGCGCTTCCAGGCGGGGGTGCCGGAGCGAGCAGCACGGGCGTGTCGACAACCACACCGGGCGAGTGGCGGTCGCCGAGCACCGCTGCGGCGCGTGTCGCGCTCGGCAGCGGCCCGACTCGCGCTCCGACGTAGTCCGAACGCAGACCCCGCCGCCCGACAGCAGGGCAAGCGGACGCTGACCCGACGAACTCTCGCCTCACAATCCGAACTCACGAGCACTCATTCACATGATGGAGCCAACTGATGTCCTGCCGGTCCTCACGCACACGACTGTTGATCCTCGGAGTCACCGCGGCCTTCGCCGCGGTCTCAGCCTGCAGCGCGCCCAGGACCGCCTCCTCCGGCCCCGAGCGTCCGACCTCACAGGTCAGCGCGTCCTCGAACGCCAAGATCGTCAGCAACATCCCTCGCGGTGCCACGAACGTGGACGTCGACCGCAAGCTGAGGCTGCGAGTCGAGGCGGGCACGTTCGAGGCAGTCGAAGTCACCGGCCCCGAGGGCTCGAGCATCGAGGGGCGTCTCTCACCGGACAAGACACGTTGGGCCGCCAGATCCCCGTTGCGGGCGAACTCGCGTTACCGGATCACCAGCACGGCCACGGACACCGAGAGCCGGGAGGGCACCTTCGAGTCGGTCTTCCGGACACGCGAGCTGACCCTGGATGAGCAGACCTACCCCAGCTTCGCGCTCGCCGACGGGCAGACCGTCGGGGTCGGCATGCCGGTCGTCATCCGATTCGACATCCCCGTCACCGATCAGGCATCGATCGAGCGGCACCTGAAGGTGACCAGCCGTCCAGCGCAGGCCGGTGCCTTCCGCTGGGTCAGCGGTCAGGAGGTGCACTGGCGGCCGAAGGCGTACTGGCGCCCGGGCACCGACGTGACAGTGGAGGCTGACATCGGCGGGGTGCCGGCCGGCAGCGGCATCTACGGGCAGAAGGATCGAAGGATGACCTTCCAGGTCGGAGATGCGATGGTCAGTGAGGTCGACATGACCACCCACCAGATGCAGGTGTTCCGCAACGGCAAGCTGGTCAGGACGATCCCGATCACGACCGGGGAGCAGCCAAAGTTCACCACGAGGTCCGGCATCAAGGTCATCAGCGAGAAGTACCGGAGCAAGCGAATGAACTCCGCGACAGTGGGCATCGATCCCGACAGCGCCGACGGCTATGACCTCGACGACGTCGAGTACGCCATGCGGCTGACGAACAGCGGTGAGTTCGTGCATGCAGCTCCGTGGTCAGTCGGCTCCCAGGGCAGCGCCAACGTCAGCCACGGCTGCACCGGCATGAGCACCGCCAACGCCGAGTGGCTGTACAACAACACCAACGTGGGCGACGTCATCGAATACGTCGGGACGGACAAGCCCATGGACC harbors:
- a CDS encoding SigE family RNA polymerase sigma factor, with amino-acid sequence MPTFADADAMTFDDYAATEWPSLYRRAFLLAGNHADAEDLAQQTLIKVHGAWSRVSRSDVPAAYVRRILMNTFLSAKRPKRRRLELLIGDDAPEPASPLTAGPEERMSLWPQVRLLPPRQRAVIVLRYYEQLSEAEIADVLDCSRGNVKSTAHRALQNLRTALGQEES
- a CDS encoding L,D-transpeptidase produces the protein MDVDRKLRLRVEAGTFEAVEVTGPEGSSIEGRLSPDKTRWAARSPLRANSRYRITSTATDTESREGTFESVFRTRELTLDEQTYPSFALADGQTVGVGMPVVIRFDIPVTDQASIERHLKVTSRPAQAGAFRWVSGQEVHWRPKAYWRPGTDVTVEADIGGVPAGSGIYGQKDRRMTFQVGDAMVSEVDMTTHQMQVFRNGKLVRTIPITTGEQPKFTTRSGIKVISEKYRSKRMNSATVGIDPDSADGYDLDDVEYAMRLTNSGEFVHAAPWSVGSQGSANVSHGCTGMSTANAEWLYNNTNVGDVIEYVGTDKPMDLTNGFGDWNTSFRDYRAGSALS